The Malus domestica chromosome 10, GDT2T_hap1 nucleotide sequence TGTTAAAATAGCTGATCGGATTGATTTTTTCTTTGTACCCGAGAAGAAATGCAGGAAGGAGGAATTTATAAAGACAACGGATACCTGCTCTTCGCTGCAAAAAACGACACTTAAAAGGACAATTTTCCCGAGGTTTTCACCGCCGTTTTTACCGTTTGCTGCCAAAAACAAATACTCTCCCCTTGCGAGCTCCGTTGTCAATTCCCCTCGCGAACTTTGAGTCCCTCTGAAAAAATGATTAagtgaaatttgaatttttcaaaCTTTGTGTTTGGTTATATCTAACAATCCCTAATTCCAAATTTATGGTTTAGATATATAAAAAAGATATCTCGGGTACTTCATTGCTATCCATTAAGCTCCCCACTTTCAAACAAAGCAGAAAATTCTAATTGAGTTGGGTTTTGAACATGCAGATTAGTTAGACAACTGAATTACCAATCCTTATTATTATTGCAACAAACACACGGATTACACTAAAAGCTAGTGAATCATACACTTGCAGATGACTTATCCAAACACAAAGATAAGACATGAGTTTATTATTATTGCTATAAACACACGGATTACAGCGAAATTCAAGAactaaaaacaaggaaaaaagtAGTGATGAAAACCAATGCCACTTTCGCGGGGAACACGATTGCATTCGCACATGCAACAAGCCTTTTAAACCCATAGGTGACCCAAATGGGACGAGTGAAGTCTCGTGAGGGTTTCCAGAGACGTTACCCACAAACATCATGCATACTGATCATCAACATCTGACTTGGGAGACTGAGTAGATATCCACCCCTCCAGCATCAGGTTGTTTTTGGTTGAGGCGTAATTCGAATCTGTTTTCAATGAATGGCCTGGTTATGAGATCACTTTGCAAGTGACGTAATCGGCAGCGCGTGATTAGGTTGTTGCTGTCAGGTGGTCCGACAGGCTCGACCTTGAACAATGTGCAAGCCCAATTGtctttggtttcatttcggtcaGCAGCTGCGGCCAGGACCAACAGCCTGTTTTGGTCCACCCTTCTCAAGTAGTTACCATTGTAGGAGCATTTGATATGCACGTAATTCTTGTCAGCGTAGTCCTCATTGTTTGGCTTCTCGGTGGTGAACTTTATGAACCTGCTGTTTTCATTGTCCTCGGAAAACTGGACAATCTCATTAAGGTCGCTTTCTGCATCAAGTTGATAGCGCAAATACTTGTTGTTGATATCTGCTTTCAGCAAAAAAGGGCTTGGTAGTACAGGTGGAGCCATATCGTATAGTGTAGTTGGGATTGGGATGCTCTCTCTTTTTTATTCTCTGTTGATGATCTAATTTGCTTGCTGTGAATGTGATGCTTAGTTCAAACCTGCTATCCTATTTATAAGAAATTAAGCACAAGCTAGCTCAAGTTATGgtctttaattaatattaatttcgACAAATCAGTTTCCCATCTCTTTCATTGATATGAACATGGCTGATCTCATTGGTGTGGCGCCATATTTGTTAAATTAGCCGTTCGGGttgatttctttttataactcATCTGCCAATTCTACAACTTGTAGACTTACTTcccattacaaaataaaaaataaaataaaatccgaAACTAATGTAAGATAAATAAAGACTTTTTATGTCATAAAATAAGACTTTCTAACTTGTATACACGACTATAGTGACAAGATCAAACACATTGATGGGTGCGCATTTTCCATCAACATCTGTTTTGTGCGTTTAAACTGAGCGTGGAGTCTTTTTTAGCAATTAAAAGTTTTGTATCATGTAATTGTCTTGGTTTGATAAGACCTACATCTAGATGAGTTGCTTCTGAAGACTAATGTAAAACTTTATGTTGATATTTCTTGAGGGTGAAACATCGTTTGAGAAACGTTTTGGGCCTCATtacatttttttcatttattttttaacttttggttTAAATATTCTACAATAAATACATTTGTGGCTTTAATAACTAGTAAAACCACTTTCAAATATCTTAGTATCGGCTTTCAGAACAAAGGGGTTTGCTAGTGCAGGTGGAGCCATGTTGTATAGTGTAGCTATCTCAAGTTATGgtctttaattaatattaatttccTCAATCAGTTTCCCATATCTTTCATTGATACGAACATGGCTGATCTCATTGGTGTGACGCAAGATTTTTTTAATGTAGCTGATCGGATTGATTTTTTCTTTGTATAACTCTTCTGCCAATTCTGAACTTGTACATATAATTCCCattataaaataaacaaataaaatccaaaactcatataaaataaatagagaCTTTTTATAGCATATAAAATAAGACTTTGAAACTTGTACATAGTTACTGATAACATTCATCTAAGAATTAACAGATGAATGTATGCAAGCAATATCGAAGAAATACAGAGAGAAAGATCGAAAggaatagagagagaaatacCCATATCTCTAACTTAACCCGCCTCCGGAATATACATCCAGGATATGGCAAAGTGATGTCATCAAATAAGCCTTATGCGTATTGTCGGTGTCACCACCCAATCCCGAtatacgtccaggatcgacatGTGATGTCATCAAATACCCATATCTCTAACTTACCCCGCCTCCGGAATATGGCAAAGTGATGAGTCAATATTTtaccatatattttaccctagtCTTAGTactaatttattggttattttggtagaattttgatactttgttatatatttctaATATAGAACATTCGATTTCATCTGGACATAAAAGTAACCAATCGGATGAATTTTAGAGTGATTCCAATTcgaggatgttcgtgagtctttcGAAATGATTAtatcaaaattccagatttttctaccaagctgTTTGACCGTGGCGATGAAATTAAGGCCCAGCGCGCAGCCTTCTCAGATTGACATTTTTggacgttttgggtattttgacgGTCAAGATGTTACATTTTGAGTAAGAATTCTTCTGAGGATTTGTATGGGACGTCTCTagctttcaaaagagaccttttgggaccaaatccGAGTTGATTTGGTTGGTCAGAAGTCTGATTTTCTGAGAACTCCGAATTctagttcaaataggaaaccttttattttctgttttattattttattatgtttcatagttttattctaagaccttttagggttCTATTTTGCattagtataaataagatatttagccattaggggaAAAGAGGAGGAGAGAAAAGGAGGAGAATGCACACAGTACTTTGGaggattcaagtttattttcaaggtgttttctatccatgttcttaataatatttttttttatggttgttAGTAACTAGTTTTGTTTACTAGGGCGAGGCCACGacccttagcaagaatatgtagtttctttttaatctgcttatgatattatgcatgcaagttttgaattattaatcattgtgctttaaactatctaattgtgtTGATGATTGGCCGCCATTAGGacatttagaaaagtaatttggtGCAATTTTGGCGGAATTCTGTCCCTGGAATtggcgctggcttcttgtggttaatatgtgtaacttcttaggatggacgacatgtcttaagggttatatggtttttcaaaaggtttcacaaaactttatgagtcttgcatgttcacatttgATCTGGACACCACAgatgggttgcatgttagatataggttctatgttggaggttccaagtagggcatactttaggaaaacctaaccatcaaaatatgcatgtgtaattcataagtaattggaagaactacgtaggattgttaaggtgatggTGAAACGCTAGTgcttaaatttattttcaaaactattttctttggttttctttaCTTTCCCAATTTATAGTGGATCCAAACCATTATTGTAACAATACTTAGCTACAGTAGCCTTAAGCATATTATcggtgtcacgccccgatctcgacatacgtccaggatcgacacaCGATGTCACCAAATAACCATATCTCCAACTTACTTTGCCTCTAGGATATGGCAAAGTGATGAGTCAATATTTtaccatatattttaccctaatctcaGTATTAATTTGTTggttattttggaagaattttgatactttgttatatatttctaATGTAGGATATTCGACATCCTCGGGAGAAAAAAGTAACCAaacagatgaattttggagtgattccaattggagaatgttcgtgagtctttcaagatgattgtaccaaaattccagattttacAATTAAGCTGTTTGACCATCGCGGTGAAATTAAGGCCCAGCACGTATCTTTCCCAGATTGACGTTTGTggacgttttgggtattttgatgGTCAAGATGTTATATTTGGAGAAAGATTCCTTCTGATGATTTGTATGGGACGTCTCcagctttcaaaagagaccttttgggacgaaatcggagttgatttggttgGTTAAAAGTCTGATTGTCTGATAACTCCGAATTctagttcaaataggaaaccttttattttctgtttcattattttattatgtttcctagttttattctaagaccttttagggttttattttgtattagtataaataagatgtttagccattagggtaaaagaggaggagagaATAAGAGGAGAACACACATAGTACTTTGGaggattcaagtttattttcaaggtgttttctatccatgttcttaataatattttgttttatgcaGCATAGTGCATTAGGTTCATAATAGGGAATAACATATGGGTTGGAATCTTAGCATGTCTACAAACATTTTGTTAGTGGCAAATGGCAATGATCTTGTATGTACAGGTgttcaaaagtaaaaatgatTTCCATGATTGGACTCACGCACAAGGAAAAAAGAATAATATGGTTATTGTCATTAAGAGGTCTGATGCGGGAAGGGTTGACCGAAGGAGGAAGAGAGCTCGAATAACATTTGCTTGTGAGAGACATGGCGAGTATTGATCCATATGGAGGAAGTCTGATATTAATGACCAAAATTCTGATGCaaataataagaagaagaaagaacccAGGAATACTGGTACTAAAAAATGCGGATGTCCATTTATGTTGCAAGGAGTCAACGTTGGAGAAGGAGATGAATGGAAATTGGAGGTTGAGTGTGGGGTGCATAACCATACTTATTCACAGTATCTTGAAGGGCATTCTTTTGTCGAACGATTAACTAAAGAGCAAAATGAACTTTTAGTTGACATGTCTACAAGTTTAGTGAGACCCAAAGTTATTTTGAACACCATAAAGAAAAAAGATCCACTTAATGTAACAACGATGAGGACAATATACAGTGCGAGACACTATCATCGGACAAAAGAAAAAGCAGGGAGATCAGAAATGCAACAGTTGTTATGTGAGTTGGCTGAGTACAACTATATTGAGCATCATCGAAGTATTGGTGTTGATAATGTTATTAGTGACTTGTTTTGGACTCACCCAATTAATGTCGATATCTTACACTGTTTCCCACATGTACTTATCATGGATTGCACTTACAAGACTAATAGGCATCGTTCTCCACTCCTGGAGATTGTAGGGGTAACTTCAACTAATATTACATTTTCGGTTGCATTTGCTTTCATTGACCAAGAGAAGGAAGACAATTACACATGGGCATTGACAAGATTGAAGACTCTAATGAATGATGATTGTATTCCTGGTGTGATTGTCACTGATCGAGACTTTAGCAAACTGAACTGAAATATATTGATTGCAAGGCGAGAGTACATTTGTAAACACAAGGTTTACTTTTTAATGGAGGTTGTGTAAgaaaattacattcaaattcaTTGCGGACCTCTTTTTTTTCTAAGACCAAATCaaggaaaaaaataattgaatcaATGAATTACTACAGCAGCTCCATTTCTGACAATGGCAAGAGGTCTCTGTGCTAATCAAACTACCCGAAATTTATCCTAAAACTATAGTCGAGCTCCACCTTATCTGCAATCTCAAATGCCTTCTCAATTTGAGTCCCTCTGAAACCTACTATCCTATTTATAAGAAATTAAGCACAAGCTAGTTCAAGTTATGgtctttaattaatattaatttcgACAAATCAGTTTCCCATCTCTTTCATTGATATGAACATGGCTGATCTCATTGGTGTGGCGCAATATTTGTTAAATTATAGCCGTTCGGGTTGATTTCTTTGTATAACTCATCTGCCAATTCTACAACTTGTAAACTTAATTCccattacaaaattaaaaataaaataaaatccgaAACCAATGTAAGATAAATAAAGACTTTTTATGTCATAAAATAAGACTTTCTAACTTGTATACAAGACTATAGTGACAAGATCAAACACATTGATGGGTGCGCATTTTCCATCAACATCTATTATGTGCATTTAAACTGAGCGTGGAGTCTTTTTTAGCAATTAAAAGTTTTGTATGATGTAAGTGTCTTGGTTTGATAAGACCTACTTCTAGATGAGTTGCTTCTGAAGACTAATGTAAAACTTTATGTTGATATTTCTTGAGGGTGAAACATCGTTTGAGAAACGTTTTGGGCCTCATTacaattttttcatttatttttttaacttttggttTAAATATTCTACAATAAATACATTTGTGGCTTTAATAACTAGTAAAACCactttcaaatatcttaatatCGGCTTTCAGAACAAAGGGGTTTGGTAGCAGGTGGAGCCATGTTGTATAGTGTAGCTGGGATTGGGATGATCtctctctttatttatttatttatttccttTAATTTGCTTGCTTTCAATGTGATGCTCAGTTCAAACCTACTATcctatttctatgaaattaagCACAAGCTATCTCAAGTTATGgtctttaattaatattaatttccTCAATCAGTTTCCCATATCTTTCATTGATACGAACATGGCTGATCTCATTGGTGTGACGCAAGATTTTTTTAAAATAGCTGATCGGATTGATTTTTTCTTTGTATAACTCTTCTGCCAATTCTGAACTTGTACATATAATTCccattataaaataaataaataaaatccaaaactcatataaaataaatagagaCTTTTTATAGCATATAAAATCAGACTTTGAAACTTGTACATAGTTACTGACAACATTCATCTAAGAATTAACAGATGAATGTATGCAAGCAATATCGAAGAAATACAGAGAGAAAGATCGAAAggaatagagagagaaatagagaaagaaatgagtgaaagctttgttatttcataagaACAAAAGATCATCACAAAAGAACCCTGATTCCTTCTTATATAGTCTGCACATGTAGCTTATCAGCTAAGCCACCTGTGTAACTAATTCTTAACAAACTAACTAACTCCAATAGCTGATATGGCACTTATGATGATGTGTCAATCACTATATATCTTCAACATCCCCCCGCAATCTCAACTGGGATTTTCCAGCTTGAGATTGTAAAAATGTTTGACAAATGAAAGACTGTGAAGACCTTTGGTAAGAACATCGGGAGTTTGCTCCTCAGTTGGGATATACAACACCTCCAAATCGCCTTGCTGCACTCGTTCTCAGTTTATATCAAGGTGTTTAATTCTGAAATGAAACACCAGATTGGCACTTAAGGCAATAGCAGACATATTCTTACAGTGAATCGTTGGTGGAGCATCCAAAAATACACCCaaatccttcaatatatttcgaATTCAAGCTATATGTGCCGCAGTATGTGCTAAGGCTTTATATTCAGCCTCAGTAGAACTCCTGGATACCGAGTTTTCTTTCTTCGATTGccaagaaattggattattgCCTACGTACACGACATAACTAGTGATAGACCGACGAGTATTCAAGTATGCAGCCCAATCAGAATCAGAAAACGCAGTAAGCTTTGAAACTGTGTTTGCAGAAAAAGTAATACCAATGTTCATGGTTCCTTGAAGATAACGAATGATTCGTTTAACAATGCCAAAATGAACATCAGTTGGTGAGGACATAAACTGACATACTGTGTTTACAGCAAAGGCAATATCAGGCCTAGTAAAGGTTAGATATTGTAAAGATCCCACAATGCTTCTGTAGGAGGTTGGATCTGTCAATAATTGTCCCTTAGAGTGTAACATTTGATGATGAGGTTTACAAGGAGTGGTTGCTGGTTTACATGATTCCATACCTGCTTTATGGACGAGATCTTTGATACACTTAGACTGATTAACAAAAACACTGCCATCTGCTTTATATTGAACTTATAAACGCAAAAAATATGTAAGTTGTCCCATATCCTTTAACTCGAATACCTCAGATAATTATTGAATCACTTTTTGGATCTTCAAAGGATTATAACCAGTTAAGatgatatcatcaacataaagtaaTAAGATGATGATATCAGAGCCATCCTTCTTGACAAACAAACTTGTATCAGAAGCTGATGCATGAAACTCCATAACTGTCAAATGACCATATACATAATAACTGTCAAATAACTATATACATAATAACTCCATAGAGTGAAGataggatatttaaactcttctgtACTTAGAGATATGGTTGATGTGGGATATTTcaatacctatatatatatatatatatatatatatatatagtaaaaaCTACATACATAATAATACTACCATAATAGTTGTCACAATCAATTCATCTCGCACGTCATATCAAAGAAAGTAAGTCATTCATAAAATCAAAGTAATAGAATATGATTTTATCAATATCGTAGATGATTCTTATAATCATGTATATGCACGTTGGTGCGACTTAGATTCCAATGATCTCTCtactaaatatatttatttcatAAACGCTATAATTTGTATACATAATAAATgatttgatcatattaattCTGCATAGTCCCCTCAAGTTGGATAGTAAATGTCATAATtaaggctttttagtcaaaatggagTCCT carries:
- the LOC139188420 gene encoding uncharacterized protein, which produces MRTIYSARHYHRTKEKAGRSEMQQLLCELAEYNYIEHHRSIGVDNVISDLFWTHPINVDILHCFPHVLIMDCTYKTNRHRSPLLEIVGVTSTNITFSVAFAFIDQEKEDNYTWALTRLKTLMNDDCIPGVIVTDRDFSKLN
- the LOC103423377 gene encoding uncharacterized protein; translated protein: MAPPVLPSPFLLKADINNKYLRYQLDAESDLNEIVQFSEDNENSRFIKFTTEKPNNEDYADKNYVHIKCSYNGNYLRRVDQNRLLVLAAAADRNETKDNWACTLFKVEPVGPPDSNNLITRCRLRHLQSDLITRPFIENRFELRLNQKQPDAGGVDIYSVSQVRC